The following are encoded in a window of Fusarium oxysporum f. sp. lycopersici 4287 chromosome 5, whole genome shotgun sequence genomic DNA:
- a CDS encoding hypothetical protein (At least one base has a quality score < 10), which produces MASTVPQVVLFGDSLFQQCSDIQDGFSFQAALQSDFIRRLDIVNRGYSGFNTDIALRYLPEIFPERTASSPKMDYLVLLFGANDAVLPGAITKQHVPIDRYKKNLTKIINHPRIAAHKPHILLVTPPPLDEIKTTPRSIENGHQGAVRKSAISAAYSEVAREVARENPGVILVDLWKAQMDKAISLTPDDYTTGGPWLGDPENGKQGGLDTLLHDGLHMSGSGYQVFYESLKPFIGKEWHGLADDDRKGFVIPDWRELLELKPNLNTGD; this is translated from the exons ATGGCT TCGACAGTTCCTCAGGTTGTTCTCTTCGGAGACTCTTTGTTCCAACAATGCTCAGATATCCAAGACGGTTTCTCTTTCCAAGCTGCTCTCCAGTCTG ATTTCATTCGACGTTTGGATATCGTAAACCGGGGGTACTCGGGATTCAACACCGACATCGCTTTGAGATATCTTCCTGAAATCTTCCCGGAGCGTACAGCCTCATCACCTAAGATGGACTATCTG GTTCTCCTGTTTGGCGCAAATGATGCTGTGCTTCCTGGTGCTATCACCAAGCAGCATGTTCCTATAGATCGGTACAAGAAAAACctcaccaagatcatcaaccACCCGCGCATCGCTGCTCACAAGCCCCATATTCTGCTGGTGACGCCCCCTCCCctggatgagatcaagacGACCCCTCGATCCATCGAGAATGGCCACCAAGGAGCAGTTCGCAAGTCGGCTATTAGCGCTGCCTACTCCGAGGTGGCTCGTGAGGTCGCGCGAGAGAATCCTGGGGTTATTCTGGTCGACCTCTGGAAGGCCCAGATGGACAAGGCCATCTCCCTTACTCCTGACGATTACACCACAGGTGGACCATGGTTAGGCGACCCCGAGAACGGTAAGCAGGGTGGTCTGGATACTCTCCTTCACGACGGGCTCCATATGAGCGGATCTGGTTATCAGGTATTCTATGAGAGCCTCAAGCCATTTATTGGCAAGGAGTGGCACGGCCTTGCGGACGATGATCGCAAGGGATTTGTGATCCCAGATTGGCGAGAACTGCTCGAGCTCAAGCCCAATCTGAACACTGGCGATTAG
- a CDS encoding hypothetical protein (At least one base has a quality score < 10), producing MDYLVLLFGANDAVLPGAITKQHVPIDRYKKNLTKIINHPRIAAHKPHILLVTPPPLDEIKTTPRSIENGHQGAVRKSAISAAYSEVAREVARENPGVILVDLWKAQMDKAISLTPDDYTTGGPWLGDPENGKQGGLDTLLHDGLHMSGSGYQVFYESLKPFIGKEWHGLADDDRKGFVIPDWRELLELKPNLNTGD from the exons ATGGACTATCTG GTTCTCCTGTTTGGCGCAAATGATGCTGTGCTTCCTGGTGCTATCACCAAGCAGCATGTTCCTATAGATCGGTACAAGAAAAACctcaccaagatcatcaaccACCCGCGCATCGCTGCTCACAAGCCCCATATTCTGCTGGTGACGCCCCCTCCCctggatgagatcaagacGACCCCTCGATCCATCGAGAATGGCCACCAAGGAGCAGTTCGCAAGTCGGCTATTAGCGCTGCCTACTCCGAGGTGGCTCGTGAGGTCGCGCGAGAGAATCCTGGGGTTATTCTGGTCGACCTCTGGAAGGCCCAGATGGACAAGGCCATCTCCCTTACTCCTGACGATTACACCACAGGTGGACCATGGTTAGGCGACCCCGAGAACGGTAAGCAGGGTGGTCTGGATACTCTCCTTCACGACGGGCTCCATATGAGCGGATCTGGTTATCAGGTATTCTATGAGAGCCTCAAGCCATTTATTGGCAAGGAGTGGCACGGCCTTGCGGACGATGATCGCAAGGGATTTGTGATCCCAGATTGGCGAGAACTGCTCGAGCTCAAGCCCAATCTGAACACTGGCGATTAG
- a CDS encoding NADH dehydrogenase — MIGLGLGRRVTEQRLLVKLGRVTCKRLASTVTQEGPKERIVVLGSGWAGYALAKTISPSQTSRILISPRSHFVFTPLIASTAVGTLEFRAAVEPCRKLNLTEFHQAWASDIDFANKTITVEANQRDGVTARSGKDLLKGLEFQVPYDKLVVAVGCYSQTFGVEGVKEHACFLRDATDARTVRLKVLQKFEQASLPSTSAAQRKRLLHFAVVGGGPTGIEYAAELHDLIHEDLAKLYPELMPHVAITIYDIAPKVLPMFDRNLAAYATSIFSRAGIKVKTEHHLQGIRRDDDVLLMRIKEEPEEVAAGVVVWSTGLMQNPLVGKLVGREVEGMGKIAKNCKTGGFAVDSHLRVQVEAQDSNGKQITKTLPDVYAIGDCANIQGESLPATAQVASQQATYLGKRFNAGTSSQGPPTAPFHFRNWGTMAYLGGWRAIHQKGTDELKGRAAWILWRTAYLTKSMSLKNKLMIPFYWLVTWIFGRDISRF, encoded by the exons ATGATCGGACTTGGTCTGGGCCGTAGGGTGACAGAACAGCGCTTGTTGGTGAAGTTGGGAAGAGTCACTTGCAAGAGACTGGCCAGTACAGTGACTCAAGAAG GACCAAAAGAGCGCATCGTCGTTCTAGGCTCAGGCTGGGCTGGATACGCTCTCGCAAAGACAATATCTCCCTCTCAAACCTCTCGGATTCTCATCTCTCCTCGCTCTCACTTCGTCTTCACTCCACTTATCGCCTCAACCGCCGTTGGCACTCTCGAGTTCCGAGCTGCTGTCGAACCCTGCCGTAAACTCAATCTTACAGAGTTCCAtcaggcttgggcttctgaTATTGACTTCgccaacaagaccatcacAGTTGAAGCTAACCAACGTGATGGAGTCACGGCTCGCTCGGGCAAGGATCTGTTAAAGGGCCTCGAGTTCCAGGTCCCGTATGATAAGCTTGTAGTGGCTGTTGGGTGCTACAGTCAGACTTTTGGTGTGGAGGGTGTCAAGGAGCATGCGTGTTTTCTGAGAGATGCTACAGATGCTCGGACAGTACGTCTTAAAGTGCTGCAGAAGTTCGAGCAGGCTTCTCTACCTAGCACAAGCGCGGCTCAGAGGAAACGATTACTTCAttttgctgttgttggtggcgGTCCTACAGGTATCGAATACGCAGCTGAGCTTCACGATCTTATACACGAGGACTTGGCCAAGCTGTATCCCGAACTGATGCCTCACGTTGCCATCACCATCTATGACATTGCACCAAAGGTTCTCCCTATGTTTGATCGCAATCTGGCCGCATACGCCACAAGCATCTTCAGCCGTGCAggcatcaaagtcaagaccGAGCATCACCTCCAGGGCATTCGACGAGACGACGATGTCCTCCTCATGCGTATCAAGGAGGAACCTGAAGAAGTCGCAGCAGGCGTTGTCGTCTGGAGCACGGGTCTCATGCAGAACCCTCTGGTTGGCAAGTTAGTCGGACGAGAGGTGGAGGGCATGGGAAAGATCGCAAAGAACTGCAAAACAGGCGGCTTCGCTGTTGATTCTCACCTTCGAGTCCAGGTCGAAGCCCAAGACTCCAACGGCAAACAAATCACAAAGACACTCCCGGACGTCTACGCAATTGGTGACTGCGCCAATATCCAAGGGGAATCACTTCCCGCCACTGCGCAAGTAGCAAGTCAACAGGCTACATATCTCGGCAAGAGATTCAACGCTGGAACGTCTTCTCAGGGGCCTCCAACTGCTCCGTTTCACTTCCGTAACTGGGGTACAATGGCGTATCTTGGAGGTTGGAGGGCTATTCATCAGAAGGGTACTGATGAGCTCAAAGGCCGAGCGGCGTGGATTCTGTGGAGGACGGCGTATTTGACCAAGAGCATGAGTCTAAAGAATAAGCTCATGATTCCATTTTATTGGTTGGTTACATGGATTTTTGGCCGAGATATCTCGAGGTTCTAA
- a CDS encoding 5-aminolevulinate synthase, mitochondrial, with the protein MDAVLRQSKAMCPFMKTATPATLRALSTSTRALPAPASPCGGTMSKLQLLGQRCPVMGKAMAVQTAKSRAAGSVRAFSGHSKTGKAKIHTTCNKEARAVDRPLFDGRDNAPAPPGVHATRKPTSASPTAAAAAAGFHSPGKFDYEAFYNAELEKKHKDKSYRYFNNINRLAKEFPRAHMSDKEDRVTVWCANDYLGMGRNPHVLRKMHETLEEYGAGAGGTRNISGHNRHAVELESTLAKLHAKEGALVFSSCYVANDATLATLGSKMPECVILSDSLNHASMIQGIRHSGTKKIVFKHNDVQDLETKLASLPLHVPKIIAFESVYSMCGSIGPIEEICDLADKYGAITFLDEVHAVGMYGPHGAGVAEHLDWEAHANGAPRGTIMDRIDIITGTLGKAYGCVGGYIAGSAKFIDMIRSLAPGFIFTTSLPPATMAGAQASIEYQMDFDGDRRLQQLHTRAVKEAMNARDIPVIPNPSHIVPILVGNAETAKEASDMLLNDYGIYVQAINYPTVPVGQERLRVTPTPGHIKEYRDQLVEAIDEIWTRLDIKRTSDWAAEGGFIGVGEQDNVQEPLWTDKQLNIEQATKEIKATGQAVNSVTEALLELEIKQTSQAATAA; encoded by the exons ATGGATGCTGTCCTTCGTCAGTCCAAGGCCATGTGCCCTTTCATGAAGACGGCCACGCCTGCCACTCTGCGTGCCTTGTCCACCTCGACTCGTGCCCTTCCGGCTCCCGCCTCTCCATGCGGCGGCACCATGTCCaagcttcagctgcttggCCAGCGATGCCCTGTCATGGGAAAGGCCATGGCCGTTCAGACCGCCAAGAGCCGCGCTGCTGGTTCTGTTCGTGCTTTCTCTGGCCACTCTAAGACTGGTAAGGCCAAGATTCACACCACCTGCAACAAAGAGGCTCGCGCTGTCGACCGCCCGCTCTTTGACGGCCGTGACAATG CTCCCGCACCTCCTGGTGTTCACGCAACCCGAAAGCCTACCTCTGCTTCTCCGaccgctgctgctgccgccgctGGCTTCCACTCTCCTGGTAAATTCGATTACGAAGCATTCTACAATGCCGAGCTCGAGAAGAAACACAAGGACAAATCATACCGCTatttcaacaacatcaaccGTTTGGCCAAAGAGTTTCCCCGTGCGCATATGTCTGACAAGGAGGATCGAGTAACCGTATGGTGCGCCAACGATTACCTAGGTATGGGCCGCAACCCTCATGTCCTCCGAAAGATGCACGAAACATTGGAGGAGTATGgtgctggcgctggtggaACTCGAAACATCTCTGGCCACAACAGACACGCCGTTGAGCTCGAGAGTACCTTGGCAAAGCTGCACGCTAAGGAGGGTGCTCTTGTCTTCAGTTCCTGCTATGTCGCCAATGATGCGACTCTCGCCACGCTCGGCAGCAAGATGCCTGAGTGTGTCATTCTCTCCGACAGCCTGAATCACGCCTCCATGATTCAGGGTATTCGCCATTCCGGCACCAAAAAGATCGTTTTCAAGCATAACGATGTGCAAGATCTCGAGACTAAGCTGGCATCACTTCCCCTGCATGTGCCCAAAATCATCGCCTTCGAGTCAGTCTATAGTATGTGCGGCTCTATTGGTCCTATCGAGGAGATCTGTGATCTTGCCGATAAGTACGGTGCCATCACTTTCCTCGACGAAGTCCATGCCGTCGGTATGTACGGACCTCACGGTGCTGGTGTCGCTGAGCACCTTGACTGGGAGGCACACGCCAATGGTGCCCCTCGTGGAACCATCATGGACCGAATTGACATTATTACTGGCACTCTGGGCAAGGCTTATGGTTGCGTTGGTGGCTACATCGCAGGTAGCGCCAAATTCATTGATATGATCCGGTCATTGGCCCCTGGCTTCATTTTCACTACTTCTCTCCCCCCTGCCACAATGGCCGGTGCTCAGGCTTCCATCGAGTACCAGATGGACTTCGATGGTGATCGACGACTCCAGCAGCTACACACTCGCGCTGTCAAGGAAGCTATGAATGCTCGAGACATTCCCGTCATTCCTAACCCTTCTCACATTGTACCTATTCTTGTCGGCAACGCCGAAACTGCAAAGGAGGCTTCCGACATGCTCCTCAATGACTACGGAATCTACGTCCAGGCTATCAATTACCCTACGGTTCCCGTTGGCCAGGAGCGTCTCCGCGTAACACCAACTCCCGGACACATCAAGGAGTACCGTGACCAGCTTGTTGAGGCTATCGATGAGATCTGGACTCGTCTCGACATCAAGCGAACCTCTGATTGGGCTGCTGAGGGTGGCTTCATTGGTGTTGGCGAGCAGGATAATGTGCAGGAGCCTCTGTGGACCGATAAGCAGCTCAACATCGAGCAGGCCACCAAGGAGATTAAAGCTACCGGTCAAGCTGTCAACAGCGTTACCGaagctcttcttgagcttgagatcaAGCAGACTTCTCAGGCTGCTACTGCTGCTTAA
- a CDS encoding pheromone a factor receptor, which produces MIDSAHLFGRDDLSIIMAPGPGTITTPSLTTNLVCRVLLGLLANIACIVPLKNLYRNGEFAAVVFIANIEWSNLDTIINSLIWRNDDTSKWWNGEGFCDLNAYYVNFTNALFGTCLLAIMRNLAQQVGLLRANALTVRERRRRNLVQALIMFPLPIVQVAWVWPLTTQRYAVATLAGCSWIAWPSWPYMVFFVLAPITVALITSGYAILVYIRFRDIAETTRSAVNSSRSANQRAQRTKRRLYLMVLAILVPYLPLVVTLAVLNMLKAFPLQPFDYDLIHNRVIPYPWSAVIFVPSNSVNFGYLNNCYIHILSAIPVVIFFGMTKDAMNSYRRGLLCLGFGCLFPKLHEEYDPGRTIGGSSSGHSHLMGSTTSTASSISSKIRSLLSQRNMSTASSASLNPISLQSTDAAPVTHEYELGPRLGGLQVSQSPLREISYPPPTVSAFSEPLNPPLRNPFLFRMRFDMPAIPFPSLSSFRFNKKDKRPPLDRGLPLDSPPSVFNNQLWEDSSATQPCSQTLVWADREITPTPGTFTTQSSLLVPMSSTYSVTTEPLQETYRR; this is translated from the exons atgATCGACTCAGCTCACCTGTTTGGTCGTGACGACTTGtctatcatcatggctcctGGACCTGGAACCATCACCACTCCATCTCTCACAACCAACCTTGTTTGCAGAGTTCTCTTGGGGCTCCTCGCCAATATTGCCTGTATAGTCCCTCTAAAGAACCTCTACCGCAATGGAGAATTCGCAGCTGTTGTCTTTATTGCCAACATCGAATGGTCAAACCTTGACACAATAATTAACTCCCTCATTTGGCGGAACGACGACACTAGCAAGTGGTGGAATGGCGAAGGATTCTGCGATCTCAATGCTTATTACGTCAACTTCACCAACGCTTTATTTGGAACCTGCCTCCTGGCCATCATGCGGAATCTTGCCCAGCAAGTCGGCCTCCTTCGTGCCAATGCCCTCACAGTTCGGGAGAGACGCCGGCGTAACCTGGTCCAGGCACTTATCATGTTTCCCCTTCCAATCGTCCAGGTCGCATGGGTCTGGCCATTGACTACTCAACGATACGCAGTAGCTACCCTGGCTGGATGCAGCTGGATTGCATGGCCTTCGTGGCCATATATGGTCTTCTTCGTCCTGGCCCCTATTACAGTCGCACTGATAACATCTGGATATGCGA TCCTCGTCTATATACGCTTTCGAGACATTGCAGAAACCACTCGTTCGGCCGTCAACAGCAGCAGGTCTGCTAACCAACGCGCTCAGAGGACGAAGCGTCGCCTTTACCTAATGGTCTTGGCTATCTTAGTCCCTTATCTACCTCTAGTGGTCACCCTCGCTGTTCTCAACATGCTGAAGGCATTTCCTCTTCAGCCCTTTGATTACGACCTCATTCATAATCGAGTGATCCCCTATCCATGGTCGGCAGTGATTTTTGTCCCTTCCAATAGTGTCAACTTCGGGTATTTGAACAACTGCTATATCCACATCCTTTCCGCCATTCCGGTCGTCATCTTTTTTGGCATGACCAAGGATGCCATGAATAGTTATCGTCGCGGCTTGCTCTGTCTTGGGTTTGGATGTCTCTTCCCCAAGCTTCACGAGGAGTATGACCCAGGCAGGACAATCGGTGGAAGCAGTTCTGGACACTCTCATCTTATGGGCTCCACAACTTCGAC TGCCTCTTCGATATCAAGCAAGATCAGGAGTCTTTTGTCTCAGCGCAATATGAGCACAGCGTCCTCTGCAAGCCTCAACCCAATATCTTTACAGTCCACCGACGCTGCCCCCGTGACTCATGAATACGAGTTGGGACCTCGATTGGGTGGATTGCAAGTGTCACAGTCGCCTTTACGGGAGATTTCCTATCCTCCCCCAACTGTTTCGGCTTTCTCAGAACCCCTCAACCCACCTCTTCGTAACCCTTTCCTCTTCCGCATGCGCTTCGACATGCCCGCCATTCCATTTCCTTCACTCTCCTCATTTcgcttcaacaagaaggatAAGCGACCCCCGCTTGATCGCGGTTTGCCTCTCGACTCTCCCCCCTCCGTCTTCAACAACCAGTTGTGGGAGGACAGCTCCGCTACGCAGCCTTGCAGTCAGACACTTGTCTGGGCTGACAGGGAGATCACCCCAACTCCCGGTACTTTTACTACACAGTCCAGCCTGTTGGTTCCCATGTCATCGACGTATTCTGTTACGACTGAACCTCTGCAGGAAACATATCGGCGCTAG
- a CDS encoding glutathione synthetase, whose protein sequence is MTSLTDGIYPPTLKAEEKDALIETVKDWSIGNGLAVRPPPTVIAAEADPKSIAAINVPVTLFPSPFPKQCFAQGKAVQKTYNELYASVSRDEEFLAQVVKEVSDGDEFIRNLWDVHTKVKAEGYTQPLSLGLFRSDYMVHQGTETTKSSLQVKQVEFNTIASSFGGLSTHTSALHKYLATTEYPILENPITQGSLDLPENTSTRGLAAGIVEAYNIYPDSELGHQKCVIFLVQDGERNIFDQRHLEYQIASSSSSIPVFRLPYSQILQHSKIADTSKRQLLYILPRNRSKTYEVAVIYMRSGYGPSDYPDQQAWQARYHLERSNAIKCPSVLTQLAGTKKVQQILATPRPSTESSALSRFIRDDTDDATELWRTFTNIYPMDSSDAGLEARKKALDPKICQNYVLKPQREGGGNNIYRGAIPDFLKSVPESHWGSYILMELITPPPVTNIILRNGNLEQGGVICELGIYGTCIWDQSTGKVHHNEEAGYLLRTKGDKSEEGGVAAGFGCMDSCALV, encoded by the exons ATGACTTCTCTTACAGACGGGATATACCCACCCACTCTCAAGGCCGAAGAGAAGGACGCCCTCATCGAGACCGTCAAGGACTGGTCAATAGGTAATGGCCTCGCAGTCAGGCCTCCTCCCACAGTCATAGCCGCCGAGGCAGACCCCAAAAGCATCGCTGCTATCAACGTTCCTGTGACCCTCTTTCCAAGTCCATTTCCCAAACAATGCTTCGCGCAGGGTAAGGCAGTTCAAAAGACTTACAACGAGCTGTATGCCTCAGTGAGCAGGGATGAAGAGTTCTTGGCCCAAGTTGTGAAGGA GGTCTCGGATGGTGATGAGTTTATTCGAAACTTATGGGACGTTCATACCAAGGTTAAGGCTGAGGGATATACACAG CCCCTGTCTCTAGGCTTGTTCCGCTCAGACTATATGGTGCATCAGGGTACCGAGACCACAAAGTCTTCTTTGCAAGTCAAGCAGGTTGAGTTCAATACcattgcttcttcttttggcgGTCTTTCAACACACACCTCTGCTCTCCACAA GTATCTTGCTACAACGGAGTACCCGATTTTGGAAAACCCTATTACACAAGGATCACTAGACCTGCCCGAGAACACCAGCACTCGTGGCTTAGCAGCAGGTATCGTGGAAGCGTACAATATTTATCCCGACTCTGAACTCGGCCACCAGAAGTGTGTCATCTTTCTCGTACAAGACGGCGAGAGGAACATCTTCGACCAACGCCATCTTGAATACCAAATCGCTAGCTCTTCGTCATCTATCCCTGTGTTCCGACTACCTTATTCCCAAATCCTACAGCACAGCAAGATTGCAGACACCTCTAAACGCCAGCTTCTGTACATCCTTCCAAGAAACCGTTCAAAGACTTACGAAGTTGCTGTGATCTACATGCGATCTGGATATGGACCTTCTGATTACCCTGATCAACAAGCTTGGCAGGCTCGTTATCACCTGGAGAGGTCGAATGCTATTAAATGCCCCAGTGTCCTGACTCAATTAGCTGGAACGAAGAAGGTTCAACAAATTCTCGCAACACCGCGCCCTTCCACAGAGTCCTCGGCTCTTAGTAGGTTCATTCGCGATGACACGGATGACGCAACTGAGCTGTGGCGCACATTTACCAACATCTACCCGATGGATAGCAGCGATGCTGGCCTTGAGGCTCGGAAGAAGGCCCTCGACCCCAAGATTTGCCAAAATTATGTGTTGAAGCCCCAGCGTGAAGGTGGTGGCAACAACATCTATCGAGGTGCTATTCCAGACTTCCTCAAATCTGTTCCCGAATCCCACTGGGGGTCTTATATTCTCATGGAGCTCATCACTCCCCCACCAGTCACCAACATCATTCTTCGCAATGGCAACCTAGAGCAAGGCGGTGTTATTTGCGAGCTGGGGATCTATGGTACTTGCATATGGGACCAGAGTACAGGCAAAGTTCACCACAACGAGGAAGCCGGGTATCTTTTGCGCACAAAGGGCGATAAGAGCGAGGAAGGTGGGGTTGCTGCTGGTTTTGGATGCATGGACAGTTGTGCGCTGGTGTAG